A genomic segment from Triplophysa dalaica isolate WHDGS20190420 chromosome 22, ASM1584641v1, whole genome shotgun sequence encodes:
- the rab36 gene encoding ras-related protein Rab-36, whose translation MQRVSAHSAALRYFPREFPGQPADTTMHFAPPVSKDRIISKFPKCYNPQACIQMKDDWNMKAKVACQDRAARLQGYDRLKMSKAVVVGDLNVGKTCLINRFCKDVFERDYKATIGVDFEIERFEMSGLPYSLQIWDTAGQEKFKCIASAYYRGAQVIITVFDMADIKTLEHTQQWLSEALKENEPNSCFVFLVGTKRDLLAVEECQRTERDAIKIAAEMNAEFWSVSSKTGENISEFFFRVAALAFEDAILNDLETGNSTAQIGDGNILNDKALEKSAEKPMKNSCC comes from the exons ATGCAGAGAGTCAGTGCGCATTCGGCTGCACTACGATATTTTCC CCGAGAGTTTCCCGGACAACCTGCTGACACCACAATGCATTTCGCCCCTCCTGTTAGCAAAGACAGGATCATATCTAAATTTCCCAAG TGTTATAATCCTCAAGCTTGCATACAGATGAAAGACGACTGGAATATGAAAGCCAAGGTGGCTTGCCAAGACAGGGCTGCTCGCTTACAAGG ATATGACAGGCTCAAGATGTCAAAAGCAGTGGTGGTTGGAGATCTcaatgtgggaaaaacatgctTAATAAACAG GTTCTGTAAAGACGTGTTTGAGAGAGATTACAAAGCTACTATTGGTGTTGACTTTGAGATTGAACGATTTGAGATGTctgggcttccatactctcttCAAAT ATGGGACACTGCTGGTCAGGAAAAATTCAAATGCATTGCGTCAGCGTATTACAGAGGTGCCCAAG TAATTATAACTGTCTTTGACATGGCTGATATCAAGACCTTGGAACACACACA ACAGTGGTTATCGGAGGCTCTAAAGGAAAATGAACCAaactcttgttttgttttcttggtGGGCACAAAAAGAGATCTCCTG GCTGTAGAGGAGTGCCaaaggacagagagagatgcCATAAAGATTGCTGCCGAGATGAACGCTGAGTTCTGGTCAGTGTCTTCAAAGACAG GAGAGAACATCTCTGAGTTTTTCTTTCGTGTAGCAGCTTTGGCCTTCGAAGATGCCATTCTGAATGACCTGGAGACAGGAAACAGCACCGCTCAGATCGGAGATGGAAATATTTTGA atgatAAAGCATTGGAGAAATCCGCCGAAAAGCCAATGAAGAACTCCTGCTGTTAA